In Nitrosarchaeum sp., a genomic segment contains:
- a CDS encoding winged helix-turn-helix transcriptional regulator — protein sequence MTDRNLQLQKIIDQSPGIQFRELMRSSGLKNGVLSHYIGKLEKHGIIKVVRGPRQTRFYPPRITEDESKIIKALRRQTQRDLLLALVKQDGLEFNELVNEVGKSPSTVSLYLSQLVQDELIEIKLENTRKRYYIKSRMIIDRLIEDYRPGLLEKPTSGFEDIFNAF from the coding sequence ATGACTGATAGAAATCTACAATTACAAAAAATCATAGATCAAAGTCCTGGAATCCAATTTAGGGAGTTAATGCGTTCTTCAGGATTAAAAAATGGAGTTCTTAGTCACTACATTGGTAAATTAGAAAAACACGGAATAATCAAAGTAGTACGTGGTCCAAGACAAACTAGATTTTACCCACCGAGAATTACTGAAGACGAATCAAAAATTATCAAAGCACTACGTAGACAGACTCAAAGAGATCTATTGCTAGCTCTAGTGAAACAAGATGGTCTTGAGTTTAATGAATTAGTAAACGAAGTAGGAAAATCCCCATCAACTGTGTCCTTATATTTATCACAGTTAGTACAAGATGAACTAATTGAAATTAAACTTGAAAATACAAGAAAGAGATATTATATTAAATCTAGAATGATAATAGATCGATTAATTGAAGACTATAGACCAGGATTACTTGAAAAACCAACATCTGGATTCGAAGATATATTCAACGCTTTCTAA
- a CDS encoding peptidase — translation MISLFIISILITFTIVDIYGHGVGSEIFPPVDLNGKQVSLEVSSSTNNPDENDDQQISISLIDFNSKITLRDVTFLIKSSHGEQFLFEKEFQSDNGFLVLNFISENTESIQIQEENGSNFFASLLGLDNRKINIKGPRLSDGGLYKLDVTILTADGYSNKLDIPLTFNAGISIAQTSKHEINHPIFGLQEINVITYYDEIKNFEYDIESKEITFSMPFEWSLDNINQTSVVHEELVIPKTFGDLLVSGFSMYVNGIKLSDDIVTIDDFFSEKRVVHFIISQKELQNIYNNQSPQNGMNFLIKPNSDDIKLSSVTSNGQFRIFVTWEPQNLQSNSKAIIYFDVIDVFLKNRPIAVNYDFSVTQNDRIIFKQSGISTDSKEKHNIAEFTIPDDINGIVKLNFQNLADNNLASTSIPIVINNSLSENNYISIPDWVKNNAGWWSNEQIDDNSFVHAIQYLIKEKIVKVPPTAQGSGTVENEIPSWVKNNAGWWADGQIDDETFVQGLQFLIKNRILRV, via the coding sequence ATGATATCTTTATTCATCATTTCTATTCTGATTACATTTACTATTGTAGATATTTATGGTCACGGCGTTGGAAGTGAAATATTTCCACCCGTAGATCTAAATGGAAAACAAGTGAGTTTAGAAGTTTCTTCATCTACAAACAATCCTGATGAAAATGATGATCAACAAATATCAATTTCATTAATCGATTTTAACTCAAAAATTACTCTTAGAGACGTTACTTTTTTAATTAAATCTAGTCATGGTGAACAATTTCTTTTTGAAAAAGAATTTCAAAGTGATAATGGATTTCTAGTCTTAAATTTTATATCTGAAAACACAGAATCAATTCAAATCCAAGAAGAAAACGGAAGTAATTTCTTTGCTTCATTACTTGGATTGGATAATAGGAAGATCAACATTAAAGGTCCACGATTAAGTGATGGTGGGCTTTACAAATTAGACGTAACTATTCTTACAGCAGATGGATATTCAAATAAATTAGATATACCTCTTACATTTAACGCTGGAATTTCCATTGCACAAACTTCTAAACATGAAATCAATCACCCTATTTTTGGTTTGCAGGAAATTAATGTTATTACATACTATGATGAAATAAAGAATTTTGAATATGATATTGAATCTAAAGAGATCACTTTCTCAATGCCTTTTGAATGGAGTCTAGATAATATCAATCAAACATCTGTTGTACACGAGGAATTAGTTATCCCAAAAACGTTTGGTGATTTGTTGGTATCTGGATTTTCTATGTATGTCAATGGCATCAAACTCTCTGATGACATTGTAACAATTGATGATTTTTTTTCTGAAAAACGGGTAGTTCATTTTATTATTAGCCAAAAAGAATTACAAAACATTTACAATAATCAGTCACCACAAAATGGAATGAATTTTCTTATAAAACCAAATTCTGATGATATTAAGCTAAGCTCGGTTACTTCTAATGGACAATTTAGAATTTTTGTAACTTGGGAACCTCAAAACTTACAATCAAATTCCAAAGCTATAATTTATTTTGATGTAATTGATGTTTTTCTTAAAAATAGACCTATAGCAGTTAATTATGATTTTTCCGTTACTCAAAATGATAGAATAATTTTTAAACAAAGTGGAATTAGTACTGATTCAAAAGAAAAGCATAACATCGCAGAATTTACAATACCTGATGACATAAATGGGATTGTTAAATTAAACTTCCAAAATCTTGCAGATAATAATCTTGCAAGTACGTCAATTCCAATCGTAATTAATAATTCACTTAGTGAAAATAATTATATCTCAATTCCTGATTGGGTTAAAAACAATGCAGGATGGTGGTCAAACGAACAAATTGACGATAATTCATTTGTACACGCAATTCAATATCTTATCAAAGAAAAAATAGTCAAAGTTCCACCAACAGCTCAAGGATCAGGTACTGTTGAAAATGAAATTCCATCTTGGGTTAAAAACAATGCAGGATGGTGGGCAGATGGACAAATTGATGATGAAACTTTTGTTCAGGGATTGCAATTTTTAATAAAAAATAGAATTCTTCGTGTCTGA
- a CDS encoding peptidase: MNNKFTFFILIITAFTISTLTPNAFGHGLGGDMAPPISFGGMNVTVMTQLNPADITVGEVTSANMQVRFFDTITDKNLDKVTYRVEVWRSGDLLARNLFYDLDGTLDVEIKPELGCKEMELWKCTKYYGSEHASAPEALYAEGDGRTQIKGPIFDKGGLYNIRVDIEGATSPKALLANRLSYDTFVSVAQDQDFFIKTANAQEIPVVVKTYYDEVENFKFDNSDNSIYFDMPFDWDPGYVDLVQVVHEEVRIPKSFTPYAEGKQFKGYVNGVEIDQRALLNDPYSYDDTNIIHFLITKNELQKINDSLGPKNYDSGIMKLKLVPQSGVSKSSTQFYLVDTKTNKQVPTTVSIAWDGSYGAGEEIPFELTFFDENRNLLKDVRYAYSLIDENNKEIKRNSGTDPQNPGIVAFEGLDTQKIFVPSQGQYRIDILVYGTGIMYDAKYAGIGSGIIEIGPSLPKTPGSSVSIPSWIKNNAGWWADGSIDDNSFVQGIQYLIKENIMKIPSTTQGTGIGANVIPSWIKNNAGWWADGSIDDNSFVQGIQYLIKEGIMKIQK, from the coding sequence TTGAATAATAAATTTACATTCTTTATTTTAATAATTACTGCTTTTACAATTTCAACTTTGACTCCAAATGCATTTGGACATGGACTTGGCGGAGATATGGCACCTCCGATTAGTTTTGGTGGAATGAATGTAACTGTAATGACACAACTAAATCCTGCAGATATTACAGTTGGTGAAGTCACATCTGCAAATATGCAAGTCAGATTTTTTGATACTATTACTGATAAGAATCTGGATAAAGTTACCTATAGGGTAGAAGTTTGGAGAAGTGGAGATCTCTTGGCAAGAAATCTGTTTTATGATTTAGATGGAACATTAGATGTTGAAATTAAACCTGAACTAGGATGCAAAGAAATGGAACTATGGAAGTGTACAAAATATTATGGTTCTGAGCATGCTAGTGCACCTGAAGCTTTGTATGCAGAGGGAGATGGAAGAACACAAATCAAAGGCCCAATATTTGATAAAGGTGGATTATACAATATTAGAGTCGATATTGAAGGAGCTACTAGTCCAAAAGCACTATTAGCTAATAGACTCAGCTATGATACTTTTGTTAGTGTTGCACAAGATCAAGATTTTTTCATTAAAACTGCAAATGCACAAGAAATTCCTGTAGTGGTAAAAACTTACTATGATGAAGTAGAGAATTTTAAATTCGATAACTCTGATAATTCTATCTATTTTGATATGCCATTTGATTGGGATCCTGGCTATGTAGATTTAGTTCAAGTGGTACATGAGGAAGTAAGAATTCCAAAGAGCTTTACACCGTATGCAGAAGGCAAACAATTCAAAGGATACGTTAACGGTGTAGAAATAGATCAACGTGCATTGTTAAATGATCCGTACTCATATGATGATACAAACATTATACATTTTCTTATAACTAAAAATGAACTACAAAAAATCAATGATTCTTTGGGTCCAAAAAACTATGACAGTGGAATTATGAAATTAAAACTAGTTCCACAAAGCGGTGTCTCAAAAAGTTCCACACAATTTTATTTAGTAGATACTAAAACCAACAAACAAGTTCCTACAACAGTAAGTATTGCTTGGGATGGTAGCTATGGCGCAGGCGAAGAAATTCCATTTGAACTAACATTTTTTGATGAAAATAGAAATCTACTAAAAGATGTAAGATATGCATATTCGCTTATTGATGAAAATAATAAAGAAATAAAACGAAATTCAGGCACTGATCCACAAAATCCTGGTATAGTTGCATTTGAAGGATTAGATACTCAAAAAATATTTGTCCCATCTCAAGGACAATATAGAATTGATATCCTAGTTTATGGAACTGGAATAATGTATGATGCAAAATATGCTGGTATAGGTTCTGGAATAATTGAAATTGGTCCAAGTTTGCCAAAAACTCCTGGATCTTCAGTGTCGATTCCATCTTGGATTAAAAACAATGCAGGCTGGTGGGCAGATGGATCTATTGACGATAATTCTTTTGTTCAGGGAATTCAATATTTGATTAAAGAAAACATTATGAAAATTCCATCAACCACTCAAGGTACAGGTATTGGTGCAAATGTAATTCCATCTTGGATTAAAAACAATGCAGGCTGGTGGGCAGATGGATCTATTGACGATAATTCTTTTGTTCAGGGTATACAATATCTGATCAAAGAAGGTATAATGAAAATCCAGAAATAA
- a CDS encoding CFI-box-CTERM domain-containing protein produces MKFVLVMLLIPLLIIPAFAQTNSQTLQTEKGTLDVKLAYDDIISGEQTNLHIDFINPQTKKIQEHIDYSITVSKDGTNVFGPIPLTHTSLGSVKIPVEFINDGVYSVELGVEGILFQPIPLEKVSFDVSVGEAFAQPSPINDKNGGACLIATATFGSELSPQVQQLRELRDNTILSTNSGTAFMTTFNQFYYSFSPIIADYEREQPIFKEAVKILLTPMLTSLSILNHINIDSEQEMVGYGVGIILMNIGMYIGIPVFGIIKIYQYNRK; encoded by the coding sequence ATGAAATTTGTACTTGTAATGTTACTTATTCCATTGTTGATTATTCCAGCATTTGCTCAAACAAATTCACAAACTCTACAAACAGAAAAAGGAACACTAGATGTCAAATTAGCATATGATGATATAATTTCAGGAGAACAAACTAATTTACATATTGACTTTATCAATCCTCAAACTAAAAAAATTCAAGAACATATTGATTATTCAATAACAGTTTCAAAAGATGGTACAAATGTTTTTGGACCAATTCCACTTACGCATACTTCGTTAGGTTCAGTGAAGATTCCAGTTGAGTTTATCAATGATGGGGTTTATTCAGTAGAACTTGGAGTTGAAGGAATATTATTTCAGCCAATTCCTTTAGAAAAAGTTTCATTTGATGTTTCAGTTGGAGAAGCTTTTGCACAACCTTCTCCAATAAATGACAAAAATGGAGGGGCTTGCCTAATTGCCACTGCAACATTTGGTTCAGAATTATCTCCTCAAGTCCAACAACTTAGAGAATTAAGAGACAATACTATTCTTTCCACTAATTCTGGAACAGCATTTATGACAACTTTTAATCAGTTTTATTATTCATTTTCACCAATAATTGCAGATTATGAAAGAGAACAACCAATTTTCAAAGAAGCTGTAAAAATTTTATTGACACCAATGCTCACATCACTTTCCATACTTAATCATATCAATATTGATTCAGAACAAGAAATGGTAGGATACGGTGTAGGAATAATTTTGATGAATATTGGAATGTATATCGGAATTCCGGTATTTGGAATCATAAAAATATACCAATATAATAGAAAGTAG
- a CDS encoding PEFG-CTERM sorting domain-containing protein: protein MKTIAISSIFVFFAIVAGLVALTPAAFADHSEVTIVPAAGSGAPGCEETADGCYIPSTATVDVGGKVIFSNTDTAAHTFTAGTAAEGPSGEFDTSLVIAGSSYEWTPTTVGEFPYYCMVHPWMEGLIVVQEAGAEEHDDMEEHDDMEGEHDDMENASATGMLSDGTEVSVSTSVPTAGERLHIAIQFANAEHVNHDIRVTQNGEEVLNDLAAHHHDGKGEHETAPLKSADPVEITITFQGYGIDDPKTGPIGEVVVFANVVPEFGTIAMMILAVAIISIVAVTAKSKVIPRF, encoded by the coding sequence ATGAAGACAATAGCTATTAGCTCTATCTTCGTATTTTTTGCCATTGTAGCAGGATTAGTTGCATTAACACCAGCTGCATTTGCAGATCATAGCGAAGTTACAATTGTCCCAGCAGCAGGTTCTGGTGCTCCAGGATGTGAAGAGACAGCAGACGGATGTTACATTCCAAGTACTGCAACAGTAGATGTCGGTGGAAAAGTAATATTTTCTAACACAGATACTGCAGCACATACATTCACAGCAGGAACTGCAGCAGAAGGTCCATCAGGAGAATTTGATACTAGCTTAGTAATTGCTGGAAGTTCATATGAATGGACACCAACAACCGTAGGTGAATTCCCATACTATTGCATGGTACATCCATGGATGGAAGGATTAATTGTAGTACAAGAAGCAGGAGCAGAAGAACATGATGATATGGAAGAGCATGATGATATGGAAGGAGAGCATGATGATATGGAAAATGCATCAGCAACAGGAATGTTGTCTGACGGCACCGAAGTTTCAGTTTCAACCTCTGTACCAACTGCAGGTGAAAGATTGCACATTGCAATTCAATTTGCTAATGCAGAACATGTCAACCATGACATCAGAGTAACACAAAATGGCGAAGAAGTACTAAATGATTTAGCTGCCCATCATCATGATGGAAAAGGCGAACACGAAACAGCACCACTAAAATCAGCAGATCCAGTAGAGATCACCATCACATTCCAAGGTTATGGAATAGATGATCCAAAAACAGGACCTATTGGTGAAGTAGTAGTATTTGCAAACGTTGTTCCAGAATTTGGAACAATTGCAATGATGATACTTGCTGTTGCAATCATAAGTATTGTAGCCGTTACTGCAAAATCTAAAGTAATTCCAAGATTTTAG